In the genome of Natronomonas salina, the window GACTTTGGAGTGTTCCAGAAGGGACGGTGAGGTCACAATTATGCGATCGGTGCGCGCAAGGAAGCTATCAAGAAGAGGGCGATAGAACTTCGCCGCGGAACGTTGTTTTACAATGTCACTGTGATACGTGGCTATGAGTTTGGAAGAACTAGGGTCGGCAATAGTCTGTGAGACGACACTGAGCGGATTGGGTAAATGGAGGTGGACAATGTCAGCCCAATCTGTGTGTTGATAGATCCGAAGTGGGAAGGCCGGCGCAATAGGGACTGACATGAGTTCACCTAGGCTGCTTGTACGATAGACCGAAATATCATTGACATCGTTAGAATAGCCGATACCGAATTCTCTGGATGTGAGAACACGGACAGTCCATTGACTTTGAGAGAGTCCCTCCGCTATCGTTTGGACGACGTCTTCAACGCCACCAATTGTCGGATAGTAGTATTTGCTGACTTGGAGTATGTTCATAGCGGGAGTACTATCAATATCCGGGGTTCTATATTGTACAAGATTCGGTTTACAGTGACTTTTTATTCACCACCACTAATCGATCTGTATATTAGATTGAATTCTCCAGATAGGATGGTAACGAACAATCGTTATTTGCTCAGACATTTCTGAGAATGTGATTTACGTTGCCTAGTCTACAGAGAATCCACATCTATATTAACCCTTAAGGATGACAGAGTCGGTATGAATCGGGGGGCAGCTGTGGTTGTTACGTTATTATCTCTCTCAGCATTGTCTCAAACTCAATTTGATATATTTCAATCTATAGGGAGACAGGTAATGATAGTAGGGTATATCCTTACATTCACGTGGCTTCTATATCGGGGTGATTGGGTGCTACGAGGACAATATTGGGCTACCATAGGAGTCTTTAGTTTAATAGCATTATTTTCGATAGCGTTGGTTATTACTCCTGAGCTGCCTTCATCCTTATTGGTATTTCCGGTATATGTTGGAGTAATACTCATTGTGAACATCTTCCTTATTCAGCAAATATGTAGCTGGTTTCAATTTTGCCAAATTATCGGGAGGTTAGGTGCGATAATTAGTAGCATAGGCGTTATACTGATTCTAAGTGGCGGTATTGACCTGACAATTCTCAAACTCACACCATGGCGACCCCATATAATGAGGTCGGTATTTAATAATCCAAATACACTTGGTATTGTGACGATGGTATCTATAATGGCATCATTTAATGAGTATAAAGAAACGAAGGATTGGCAGCCATTGTTGATTGTTTTTATTTCTTCAATAGGCCTGTACTTCAGTCGTTCTCGAACAGCCCTATTAGCTCTCCTTCTGGCGCTAGGTGTCATTGCAGCAGATCAAGTCATTAGTCGGCGAATGGCCTCAATTGGCGTTTCTCTTTACTTCGGATTACTAATAGTCATTCTGTTCGTTTTCATGAGTATCTTTCCCCAGCCATCAATTCTATCGTCGGTTCAGTTTAGTGGACGTCTGATAATTTGGGATTCAACAAGAATAGTTTTGTCCAGAATGTCTATGGTTGATCTCATCCTGGGGAAAGGTTTCGTACATCCCCCAATCCTGCTAGAACCTCATATAAGAGATTCACGGTTTGTGGGTAAAGGAATTCACAACGCATATTATCACGCAATAATGAGATTTGGCCTAATTGGATTACTAATGAATCTATATTTCTATTATTATCCGATACTTAAATCTATGCGCGATCCGCAGAGCAACATTTTCCCTGCCGCAATTGCAGTTGGATTTTTGGGATACATGTTATTCGAAAGTACGCTCTTTTTCGGAGTCGGGGTTACCTCCTCTATGCAGGCAATTGTCCTCGGATATATGCTGAAACCTAGAGATAGGGAGTGTAAATATAAAAGTCTAACATGACTGGTCAGGAGATTAATGCCAAATACGAGAAAGAGTGGACCGTGTAACGACCATTGAGCGGGTGCAATTGGTTCGATTAAAGGGCTATCACCGCGGCGACCCATTCAACGGACTTAAATGATATGTCTGGAGTTGCTTATGATGTAATATTTACCTCTTGAAGTTATAGAACTTCACCAATGAGTCCCCCGCGAGTATTCTATCCCAGACGTTTGGATTTACCAAATCCGGTACAATCAGTCCATCGGGAGGTCTCGAAACATCTTGATGGCTACGAATTAATAGCGTTTGTCAACAGCAGTCAAAACAGTCTTCAAGAAACGATTTCCAATGTATATATAATCCCAGCTGACGCGACAATCATTTGGAAAGCCGTACAATTTTTACGGGCTTATACTGGGAGATATGATATTATCCACACTGGGCCAGCATCCCGGGACAGGTTTGGAAAACTTACTGCGCACCGTGGAGCGGCGTGGGTCCATACGCTTCATGCAGCTCCAACATCCCCACAACAAATTGCTTTGAACAAAACTCTTTGCAAGAATGCAGATCAGGTGACTGCCGTCAGCCCCTATGTGAAAAGTTGGGCTGAGGACACTATCGATGCAACTGTCAATAAGGTTATTCCCAACGGTGTTGATCTTGGAAAATTCACCCCTCAAGCATCTCCAACCCATGAAGACCAGGTTCTGTTTGTTGGCCGGCTTTGCGATCAAAAACATCCAGAAATGATGATTGCAATCGCTCGTGAATTCTCAGACCTCTCTTTCAATATAGCAGGGACTGGCCCTCTTCAGGCTGAACTAGAGAAAGACGCGCCGGAGAATGTAGATTTCTTAGGACATGTCCCCTGGGAGGAGCTTAGAGGGTTATATGCCAAAGCGGCCGTGACCGTATGTCCTGGAGAGAACGAAGGGTTTGGAATGGTCGTTTTAGAGTCGATAGCTTCAGGGACTCCCGTGCTTGCTCTGGATGGGGGTAATCATTCAAACCTAATTGGCCAAGATGGAGGGATCCTCTGCCAAACCCTGAAAAAAGAGGAATGGATAAACAATCTGAACCGAATCCTTTTTGAAGACCATGATTTGAACCCTCGAAGAGTAGCAGAAATGTATTCTTGGCAGAAGATTGCTAGTCAATACAAAAGGCTCTACGAGCTGCTATTATAGGCGCCCAATAAATACGAAAATATTAAAGAAATTTTATAAAAATATTTTTACCACTATAAATAAATTATATAATAATGGGTAATATGGTTGTTAATGCTGGTGTTTCGAGTTAGTTTGTCCATGCCAATCTCCTTGTCCATCCATTACGAATCGAAGGTTTACGGGATGTCATTCTGAAGGCAATAGCCAATGACACGTCAGTCCTGACTCGTCTGGTCGGCGAATTCTCAAAGATATTCGAATATCTCCTCCTTGATGCCACGAATCTAATCCGTCAATCTACCAAGGTACTTAGCTCGTTAGCGATGTAAGGGAATGTATTGAAGGGCTACATATTGGCATTTATCCGGGTGTCAGAGTGAGAGTATTGTAAATGGAGGGACTTGGGGTTATCCCCGCGACTGAATCAGATCTCGGTAAACGGCTTCAACCTGCTCGACACCACGTTCAAACGCGAACCTTTCTGCGACTCGCTCGCGCCCCGCTATACCCATCCGTTGCCGTCGGTCAGGATCTTTCGCGAGATTAGAGATGGCAGAGGCGAACGCATCGGAATTCTTCGGTGGAACCAGGATTCCGGTCCGATCATCATTGATGGCTTCGCCGATTCCCCCTACATCCGAGGCCACTACCGGGATAGATGACGCCATTGCCTCGAGGACGACTCGCGGGAATGCTTCTGACAATGACGGAGTTACGGCAATGTCAGTTTGGGCGTAAATCTCTGGGACATCTTCGCGGAATCCAAGAAAGTGCACTTCATCCGAGATGCCAAGATTTCGGACCAACGATTCGAGATACGATTTAAGGGGTCCTGTTCCGACGATGTAGAGAACGAATTCTAAATCCAATCCTGAAAGAGCATGGAGCAACGTCTCGTGTCCTTTGATTGGAATCAGCGCTCCGACCGAGGTGAGTACGAGACGTTCGTCCGGATTGGGTAATGGTTCAGTAGGCTCTCCAACGTTCTCAAACCGATCGAGTTCGATACCTGGGTATATCGTCTGAATGTTGGCGGGACGGTTGTCGTCCCCGAATGCATCCCCTACCTCATCAGATACCGCTATGAGACGGTCGAACGAGCGGACATATAGTCGGCGCATGAGTGCGTCGATGTACGACGAATCCCACTCTCCATCGATGTGCATAACACAGGGAACGTCCATCCCGACAGTGGCGGCAACGGTAAGTACACGCGAGAGGTTCTCGTTAGGATGAATGATGTCTGGATCGATTTCTCGAATGATTTGTCGAAGTCGAATCGTTGCTTTCGCAAGGGATAAACTCGATAAGATTGCGAGGTGCGGACTCGCCTGAAGTTCTGATCTGGTGAATCGATTCTGCGACTCAGTGATGTTCTTTACCAGTACGCTGATTCCTCGTTTTCTTGCTTCTTCGGCGAGCACGCCGTTCTCTGATGTAAGAAGAATGGGGTTGAAGTCCTTACTCAATCGTTCCATGAGTGAGAGCCGAGAAAGTTGTCCTCCCCCAAGCTCAGTTTTCCCCTGAGCACCTTCGTCATAGAGCAGTATTGTGTACATAGAACGGGTTTCGTGAGATGTATCGCTGTCGTCGCCTTTACCTGTTCTGAAACCTAACCTCATGAGGGATAAGGCCTTTTCCGCGGGGTTAAAATATGTACGTCTAGTGATGACGAAACTCATTTCAAATGGTCTTGGCGCGGCAGATTCGGAACTTCTGGGCCCGTTGATTAGAAATAGAGTACTTTCGAAATTGGGACATGTAGTTCAACAATGTTCTTGACTAAACGGATTCCATATTTGGTTCTCTTGGTAGTCCCAACGGTAGCAATACCGCGACTGCCTTTCCCTCTATAACTATCTGACAGCTGGTCATAACTAGGGTGTCTTTTCTCGGGTAAATAAGCCCATAAAATTCTTCAGTCAGATTAAAAAAACCACCGTGTATGAGGATTTGTTACTGGAAGCAAGAGGATGTTATTATGTAGTTGTGGTCTTATTTCAATATTTATCAGCCGTATTAGTTATCATTTTTGTCAACCTTCGCCGTTGTTCGGGTTTTTCAAATAGCTTTTTATTCTTCCAGGTATTTGTATAGTTTTCATTGGCAATTGCAGATGCGAGCTCGTTTGGAGAGTGTATGATGTTGCTTGTCACAAAAGGAATGTCACCGGCACTACGAGCTAGAATTGGTGTGCCACAAGCTAATGCTTCAAGAATCACGAGTGGAATACCTTCATATTCTGAGGGGTGTAGATAGCAATCTGCAGCTTTGTAATACTGATCGATCTCTTCATAAGGAACTCGCCCCAACGCACGTACATGATTATTATCGAATTCACGATTAATCACCGATTCATACGGACCCGTTCCAACCAATAAGAACATATACTGGTCCAGTGATGATAATTCGTTTATAGCTTCACAAAGAAATGCCAATCCTTTGTGGTAACTCATTCGTCCAACATAGAGGAATATTTTCTTATGATGGGGTAAATTAAGCTTATCCCGGTATTCAGAGGTGGAATATTGAGAATTAAACCGGTTGTCGGATGGCTTTGGTGGTGGAAGAATAACCACATCAGTCTTTGAAACCCCTCTCTTGATAATTTGAGATTCACCGTAAGGTCCAAGGGCGATTATTTTATCAAAAAGATGTAGTGGGAAACGAGCACTGACATTATTTAGTCCGAAGATCCCAATGCGTTTGGGATATGATATTCCCCGATATTCATTAAACGTGTCTCCAGTAAATCGGCCAATTGCTGGGACGCCGCATCTTCTTCCGGCGAGTGCAACGCCTGGTGCATGAGTTGCATATTTCCAGACCTGCATAACCGCGTCTGGTTTGTGATCTCGGATGTAATCCCGAGTATATTGATACCCTCGTATTATCTTGTGTGGTAGCTGATCCGATCGACGTTCTTGTTTTATATAATTGTATTTGGATTCTAAAGATTTTGGAACTGAGGCGCCTCCATATAACTCAACTTCTATTGAGGTGTTTTTTAATATATCCGACCATCCGTTAAGAACAGGGGCTATATTGCTCACGGGGTCTGAATGTGTCCCAATATACAGTCCCAACTTCATTGGTTCTTGTAAAACGATTTATTCCCTTCTTTTCGTCCAGGGGTCATGAGGACTTAGCTTGTTCATACATCAAATTAATACTTCCCCTTTCCTTTCTGTCCAACTAAATGGGCAAGATAATCTTCAATAGGGCAGATTAGTCGTTGCCAATCCATACTGGGACACACTGGCCACCCTTGAAGGTCACCACGGGGCAGCCGCGATAGTGGGCTCAATATTGGCACTCAGATCGAGGACAGCTACATCCAGTTGACTCCACAAGAACTGTTGGTGGAATCGCCGGAAGAAATCATCGAGAATGGTGTGTATAGAATTGAGGACTGGTCCATGTCGATGTCGCGCACCCAGCCAATTGAAATACAGGGACGATATTCCGGAAGAAAGGCTCCCCCAGGTGATGGACTATCTACCAGAACACCACTGCTGTACTCCAGTAGTGACCAGAACTATCGATGATCAGAATCGGCTGTTTCAGGGGAGTATACGACTGTTCTCGATGGGGGGTTCCAACCCATCCGTGAGCTGATGTGACCTGGTACAGCTAGAAAACTCACAGAGGGCGTTGCTCTGTAGTAGCTAGGACCCGGTGGATAGACGACCGACTTTTCGCTATCTGAATTGGATAGTGCTCACCATGAAATCTCTGATTCTGCTGGTATTGAACGATACCAGCCGTCAGCGACCGACTTCCGTCACATATCTTGGGTCTAAGGTCAGGTGAGAAGGTTCGGGACTGGGATAGTCGAGAATGTGTCGCCTGCGGACTCAGCGAGACCGCTCATAAGGAAGACTTTGATCGGCAACTCGATGTCCACCTTATCTGTGGAGCATGCACGTCGTCGAATCCGGATGTATTCAATGCTCCCCGAAATCTAATCACCCTCTATATCAGTTGCTACTTTGATGCAGCACCGTATACACCAGGCCTGCCACCGTTTGTCAAACAGCCAGTGAACAGTAACGGGCATTAGGTTTAGTCGTCTCCCGCTAACGGACCTTTTCCTCCGCGGCGAATCCCCTCGAGTGGCAAATTATCCTCGACACCCTGCTTCGAACGCGGTTCATAGTCAATGACAGCCTTTTCAGTCGGTAATGCTCGAACCTCCATGCCGCGCCACTCCCCGTCGATTCCGAGCAACGCCTGTGAATACCCCTTCTCATCACTCCCTGGGACCGCGTCCTGAACGAATCGCATCTGCGCGTAGTTCAAGCCGAACTCGTCGGCCCACTGTTCGTCCATGCCGTCGAGCTTGTGGAACTGCTTGATGGCGCACTGATCGAGAATCATCTCCGCCTCGGGTTGTTGGAAGAACTCGTCGACGGTCTGGGTCACGAGGCGTATCGAGAGGTCGTGATGGCGATGATGTCGGAAGATCGTCTCCAGATGCTCCAAGGTGGCCGTATCGGAGAGTATGTATCGCGCCTCGTCGACGACGAGAACGACCTCTTTGTCCGTGGCTTTGGCGCGCTCGTAGACGAGCGTGATGAGCAACTCCATCAGGAGACTCGTGTGACCGCCGATCGAACCGCCTTGCTGCTGGAGATCGAGGTAGACGAGATCCTCATTCCGGATATCGAACTCGCTGTGCCGTCCCAGGTTCTCTAACTGCCCGTTCTCGTCGAAGGGCCGCAACTGGTCGAGCAACCACAAGACGTCAGTCTCGATCTTCTCACTTTCCGCTTCGACGCGGACGACGTACTCTTCAGGTTTCTCGCTCATCTCCTCTAGGATGTCGAGGACGTCTCGAACGGTCGGGCTCTCCCGGTCGTGCGTCGTCACGTCTTCGGTGATGCCCTTCCGCTGGTACGCCTCGTCAATCGCGAGTTCCAGCGTCGTTCTGCGGTCGCCCAATTCGATATCACGGTGGGCGAAGAAGTTCTCGAAGAAACTCACAGCCCGGTTCCGACGCTCCTTCAGGGGACTCGCATCATTGCCACGCGCCTGCAGGACGTGCTCTGGCGTGGGCTTGATCTCCAGTGGGTTCAACCCGAGCGTGCCACCGACCGTGATGCGTTGGCCACCGAGCGCCTCTGCGACACCGGCCCAGTTGTTGAGCGGCTCGAGGATGACGCCGATGCGGTCGGGGTCCTGTTCGATCGTCCGGATGAAGTTCTGTTTCGAACCGAAGGACTTCCCCGACCCTGGATCGCCCACGGTGAACATCGCATAGCCGTCCTCGCGGGCGAACGGGTCGATGACGAGCGGACTGCGCGTGTCCTTGTGAACGCCGAACTCGACGCCACCCTCCTCAAGAATCGTGGCGTCCTGTGGCGAGGCCAGCAAGGCACCGACAGCGCCACCCAATGCGACAGCGTTCCTTTCCAACTTGCTCGGCCCGATCGGTGCCGCCGATTGCACGGCAAGATCCTGCGTACAGATAGCCGTCTTCGGCTCCAGTTGCGCTGGCTCTTCGCGAAGCGCGGCTCGGACCTGCTTCACCGACTGGCGAAGCTCGTCTCTCGTGTTTCCACGGACGGTGACGACGAGTTCCTGGTCGAAGACTTTCTGCCCGTTCTCGACCGCGGTGTACGTCTGTCTCGCCGCGTTCGCACGCTCCTGGAGGTACGAACTCCGCACGGTCCGCTCGAGGTCGGCCTCGGCCTGGAGGTCGTCGGCGACCCGCTGGAGTTCGTCCCGGGCTCGCGCCTGGTTCCTCGGGTCGACACGCGCCGTGATATCAAACTCGACGTCGGTCAGCTCGAACAGGTCGCTGAGATAGCCGTCGTTCGGCGCGTCCGGATACTCGGCGACGTACAGCGTCGAGGTCCACTGCTCGCCGACCCGGGCAGTCCGTGTGTCCCACTCGATGGCCGCTGGCGCCATCACGTCCTGCTGGCGTTCGGCCAGTTCGTCGAGGACGCGATACTCCACCTCGGCCGCCTCCAGCGTCTCCTCGTCGAGCAGGTCGTCCAGCACGGGGTCGTCACGTTTGCGTTCGCGGTACCACGAGAGCAGGTTCGCCACGGCGATCAGCAGGACGACGCTGCCGAGGCCGTAGACGAACAGGCCCTCCGTCGAGACGAGTGGCGGCAGCGAGTCGAGCAGCTGCTGTGCCTGGATCTGAAACACAAATGAGCCCGTCATCCATCCACCTCCGCATCGACGCGCTCGGAGTTGTCGAGCACCGGCTGTTCGCGGACGAGCCGCTCTGCCGCGTCCTCACAGTACTCTTCGCCGTTCCAGAACTCGGCGTTCAGCACGAACAGTTCGACGGAATCCAATCGCCGC includes:
- a CDS encoding O-antigen ligase family protein, coding for MASFNEYKETKDWQPLLIVFISSIGLYFSRSRTALLALLLALGVIAADQVISRRMASIGVSLYFGLLIVILFVFMSIFPQPSILSSVQFSGRLIIWDSTRIVLSRMSMVDLILGKGFVHPPILLEPHIRDSRFVGKGIHNAYYHAIMRFGLIGLLMNLYFYYYPILKSMRDPQSNIFPAAIAVGFLGYMLFESTLFFGVGVTSSMQAIVLGYMLKPRDRECKYKSLT
- a CDS encoding glycosyltransferase family 4 protein; the encoded protein is MSPPRVFYPRRLDLPNPVQSVHREVSKHLDGYELIAFVNSSQNSLQETISNVYIIPADATIIWKAVQFLRAYTGRYDIIHTGPASRDRFGKLTAHRGAAWVHTLHAAPTSPQQIALNKTLCKNADQVTAVSPYVKSWAEDTIDATVNKVIPNGVDLGKFTPQASPTHEDQVLFVGRLCDQKHPEMMIAIAREFSDLSFNIAGTGPLQAELEKDAPENVDFLGHVPWEELRGLYAKAAVTVCPGENEGFGMVVLESIASGTPVLALDGGNHSNLIGQDGGILCQTLKKEEWINNLNRILFEDHDLNPRRVAEMYSWQKIASQYKRLYELLL
- a CDS encoding VirB4 family type IV secretion system protein; protein product: MTGSFVFQIQAQQLLDSLPPLVSTEGLFVYGLGSVVLLIAVANLLSWYRERKRDDPVLDDLLDEETLEAAEVEYRVLDELAERQQDVMAPAAIEWDTRTARVGEQWTSTLYVAEYPDAPNDGYLSDLFELTDVEFDITARVDPRNQARARDELQRVADDLQAEADLERTVRSSYLQERANAARQTYTAVENGQKVFDQELVVTVRGNTRDELRQSVKQVRAALREEPAQLEPKTAICTQDLAVQSAAPIGPSKLERNAVALGGAVGALLASPQDATILEEGGVEFGVHKDTRSPLVIDPFAREDGYAMFTVGDPGSGKSFGSKQNFIRTIEQDPDRIGVILEPLNNWAGVAEALGGQRITVGGTLGLNPLEIKPTPEHVLQARGNDASPLKERRNRAVSFFENFFAHRDIELGDRRTTLELAIDEAYQRKGITEDVTTHDRESPTVRDVLDILEEMSEKPEEYVVRVEAESEKIETDVLWLLDQLRPFDENGQLENLGRHSEFDIRNEDLVYLDLQQQGGSIGGHTSLLMELLITLVYERAKATDKEVVLVVDEARYILSDTATLEHLETIFRHHRHHDLSIRLVTQTVDEFFQQPEAEMILDQCAIKQFHKLDGMDEQWADEFGLNYAQMRFVQDAVPGSDEKGYSQALLGIDGEWRGMEVRALPTEKAVIDYEPRSKQGVEDNLPLEGIRRGGKGPLAGDD
- a CDS encoding glycosyltransferase family 4 protein — translated: MSFVITRRTYFNPAEKALSLMRLGFRTGKGDDSDTSHETRSMYTILLYDEGAQGKTELGGGQLSRLSLMERLSKDFNPILLTSENGVLAEEARKRGISVLVKNITESQNRFTRSELQASPHLAILSSLSLAKATIRLRQIIREIDPDIIHPNENLSRVLTVAATVGMDVPCVMHIDGEWDSSYIDALMRRLYVRSFDRLIAVSDEVGDAFGDDNRPANIQTIYPGIELDRFENVGEPTEPLPNPDERLVLTSVGALIPIKGHETLLHALSGLDLEFVLYIVGTGPLKSYLESLVRNLGISDEVHFLGFREDVPEIYAQTDIAVTPSLSEAFPRVVLEAMASSIPVVASDVGGIGEAINDDRTGILVPPKNSDAFASAISNLAKDPDRRQRMGIAGRERVAERFAFERGVEQVEAVYRDLIQSRG
- a CDS encoding glycosyltransferase family 4 protein, which translates into the protein MKLGLYIGTHSDPVSNIAPVLNGWSDILKNTSIEVELYGGASVPKSLESKYNYIKQERRSDQLPHKIIRGYQYTRDYIRDHKPDAVMQVWKYATHAPGVALAGRRCGVPAIGRFTGDTFNEYRGISYPKRIGIFGLNNVSARFPLHLFDKIIALGPYGESQIIKRGVSKTDVVILPPPKPSDNRFNSQYSTSEYRDKLNLPHHKKIFLYVGRMSYHKGLAFLCEAINELSSLDQYMFLLVGTGPYESVINREFDNNHVRALGRVPYEEIDQYYKAADCYLHPSEYEGIPLVILEALACGTPILARSAGDIPFVTSNIIHSPNELASAIANENYTNTWKNKKLFEKPEQRRRLTKMITNTADKY